A region of Lichenibacterium dinghuense DNA encodes the following proteins:
- the surE gene encoding 5'/3'-nucleotidase SurE, translating into MRILITNDDGIHAPGLAVLERVARGLSDDVVVVAPETDQSGVAHSLSLNDPLRLREVSEDRYAVRGTPTDCVIMAVNSILKDRKPDLILSGINRGQNVAEDVTYSGTIAAAMEGTLLGVASLALSQAYGPVSGRQNPHWDCGEHHAADVVRQVLDAGIPRGTLVNVNFPDCAPGEVAGIEVTRQGARDTALMQVHEREDGRGNPYYWIGFARGKFTPVEGSDLEALRNRRISVTPLRLDLTDRDTHERYAKLFG; encoded by the coding sequence ATGCGCATCCTCATCACCAACGACGACGGCATCCACGCGCCGGGGCTCGCCGTGCTGGAGCGCGTGGCGCGCGGACTCAGCGACGACGTGGTCGTCGTCGCGCCCGAGACCGACCAGTCCGGCGTCGCGCATTCCCTGTCGCTGAACGACCCGCTGCGGCTGCGCGAGGTGTCGGAGGACCGCTACGCCGTGCGGGGGACGCCGACCGACTGCGTGATCATGGCGGTCAACTCCATCCTGAAGGACCGCAAGCCGGACCTGATCCTGTCCGGCATCAACCGCGGCCAGAACGTCGCCGAGGATGTGACCTATTCGGGCACGATCGCGGCCGCCATGGAGGGCACGCTGCTCGGCGTGGCGTCCCTGGCGCTGAGCCAGGCCTACGGGCCGGTGTCGGGCCGGCAGAACCCGCACTGGGACTGCGGCGAGCACCACGCGGCCGACGTCGTGCGGCAGGTGCTCGACGCCGGCATCCCGCGCGGCACGCTGGTCAACGTCAACTTCCCGGACTGCGCGCCCGGCGAGGTGGCGGGCATCGAGGTGACGCGGCAGGGCGCGCGCGACACGGCGCTGATGCAGGTGCACGAGCGCGAGGACGGCCGCGGCAACCCCTACTATTGGATCGGCTTCGCGCGCGGCAAGTTCACGCCGGTCGAGGGCTCCGACCTCGAAGCCCTGCGCAACCGGCGCATCTCGGTCACGCCGCTGCGCCTCGACCTCACCGACCGCGACACGCACGAGCGCTACGCGAAGCTCTTCGGCTGA
- a CDS encoding protein-L-isoaspartate O-methyltransferase family protein, with amino-acid sequence MTADSLEAKAAFLFGLRERGIRDLAVLRALEAVPREAFVPHRYADLAARNIALPLACGQVQSEPALIARMLEALAVRPAHRVLEVGSGSGYAAALLGRLGGEVLGVERFRTLAQAAGARLATLGVTGCSVVWGDGLAVPPARGPFDRILVHGALPAVPDELARLLRPDGTIVFATTVSGVQQVVRGRRSDEGIWSLTPVAPSRLRPLYDGPSALL; translated from the coding sequence ATGACGGCGGACAGCCTCGAAGCCAAGGCCGCGTTCCTGTTCGGCCTGCGCGAGCGCGGCATCCGCGACCTCGCGGTGCTGCGCGCGCTCGAAGCCGTGCCGCGCGAGGCCTTCGTGCCGCACCGCTACGCCGACCTCGCGGCGCGGAACATCGCGCTGCCGCTCGCCTGCGGCCAGGTCCAGTCCGAGCCCGCGCTGATCGCCCGCATGCTGGAAGCGCTGGCCGTCCGCCCGGCGCATCGCGTGCTGGAGGTCGGGTCCGGCTCGGGCTACGCCGCGGCGCTGCTGGGCCGCCTCGGCGGCGAAGTGCTGGGCGTCGAGCGATTCCGCACACTGGCGCAGGCCGCCGGCGCGCGGCTGGCGACGCTCGGCGTCACCGGCTGCTCGGTGGTCTGGGGCGACGGCCTCGCGGTGCCGCCCGCGCGCGGTCCGTTCGACCGCATCCTGGTGCACGGCGCCCTGCCGGCCGTGCCGGACGAGCTCGCGCGGCTGCTCAGGCCGGACGGCACGATCGTCTTCGCGACGACCGTGTCCGGCGTGCAACAGGTCGTGCGCGGACGCCGCTCCGACGAGGGGATCTGGAGCCTCACCCCGGTCGCTCCCTCGCGCCTGCGGCCTCTCTACGACGGCCCTTCCGCGTTGCTGTGA
- a CDS encoding LysM peptidoglycan-binding domain-containing M23 family metallopeptidase: MSKLLTPGNGRIVLQICAVTAVAALMSGCSADSTRFGDAFGNPFSTGSIPPKPKKVAHASPSLGTGRTPPVTASALPPSSHVATASTFRAPAAVSRETTGSIPSSTPVKGASFGGWTGQGGASVQVGAGDSAAVLAQRYGVPENVLLQTNNLHAASEVRPGTTIVIPIYNAVSSPAGAAKVAQAPVRSEPVEPEEHVAPVKTVPAHVAKAEPEEEAAEPPRKPGALPFKVEKPATLAERNAEAQRIVATQRAADKAAAEKLAAAQKAAEAQKAAEARKAEAAAKIAAAQAAAEKAKADAAARKLASKAAPRVDAKAAAAQKAEAAKVAAAEKAAAAQKVAADREAAKAKVAAAKSAADAAKTAAAAAKAAKIAAAKPEPAPAPAKPEQVAAVEKKVDATPTATVPPAAAAAPAAAPVVADAGGPEFRWPARGRIIAGFKGGAGGNDGINIAVPEGTAVKAAEGGVVAYAGNELKGYGNLVLIRHPNGYVTAYANNGEIDVKRGATVKRGDVIAKSGQSGNVSSPQLHFEVRKGSTPVDPTGMLAGT; this comes from the coding sequence ATGAGTAAGCTGTTGACGCCCGGCAACGGGCGGATCGTCCTCCAGATCTGCGCCGTGACCGCGGTGGCGGCCCTGATGAGCGGCTGCTCGGCCGATTCCACCCGGTTCGGCGACGCCTTCGGCAATCCGTTCTCGACCGGCTCGATCCCGCCCAAGCCCAAGAAGGTCGCCCACGCGTCCCCGTCGCTCGGCACCGGCCGCACGCCGCCCGTCACCGCCTCGGCGCTGCCGCCGTCGAGCCACGTCGCCACGGCGTCGACGTTCCGCGCGCCGGCCGCCGTGTCGCGCGAGACCACGGGCTCGATCCCCTCGTCCACGCCGGTCAAGGGCGCGTCATTCGGCGGCTGGACCGGGCAGGGCGGCGCTTCCGTGCAGGTCGGCGCGGGCGATTCGGCCGCCGTGCTGGCCCAGCGCTACGGCGTGCCGGAGAACGTGCTGCTGCAGACCAACAACCTGCATGCCGCGAGCGAGGTGCGGCCCGGCACCACGATCGTGATCCCGATCTACAACGCCGTCTCCAGCCCGGCGGGCGCCGCCAAGGTCGCCCAGGCTCCCGTGCGCTCCGAGCCGGTCGAGCCCGAGGAGCACGTCGCCCCGGTGAAGACCGTGCCGGCCCACGTCGCCAAGGCCGAGCCGGAGGAGGAGGCCGCCGAGCCGCCCCGCAAGCCCGGCGCGCTGCCCTTCAAGGTCGAGAAGCCCGCGACCCTGGCCGAGCGCAACGCCGAAGCGCAGCGCATCGTGGCGACCCAGCGCGCGGCAGACAAGGCCGCCGCCGAGAAGCTCGCCGCAGCCCAGAAGGCCGCGGAAGCGCAGAAGGCGGCCGAAGCCCGCAAGGCCGAGGCGGCCGCGAAGATCGCCGCCGCACAGGCCGCGGCCGAGAAGGCCAAGGCCGACGCCGCCGCGCGCAAGCTCGCCAGCAAGGCCGCGCCGCGCGTGGACGCCAAGGCCGCCGCCGCCCAGAAGGCCGAGGCCGCGAAGGTGGCCGCCGCCGAGAAGGCCGCCGCGGCCCAGAAGGTCGCCGCGGACCGCGAGGCCGCCAAGGCCAAGGTCGCCGCGGCCAAGTCGGCCGCCGATGCCGCGAAGACGGCCGCCGCCGCGGCCAAGGCCGCCAAGATCGCGGCCGCCAAGCCGGAGCCCGCTCCGGCGCCGGCCAAGCCCGAGCAGGTCGCCGCCGTCGAGAAGAAGGTCGACGCGACGCCGACCGCCACCGTGCCGCCTGCCGCCGCGGCGGCCCCGGCCGCAGCCCCCGTGGTCGCCGACGCGGGCGGCCCCGAGTTCCGCTGGCCGGCCCGCGGCCGCATCATCGCCGGCTTCAAGGGCGGCGCCGGCGGCAACGACGGCATCAACATCGCGGTGCCCGAAGGCACGGCCGTCAAGGCGGCCGAGGGCGGGGTCGTGGCCTATGCGGGGAACGAGCTCAAGGGCTACGGCAACCTCGTGCTGATCCGCCACCCGAACGGTTACGTCACCGCCTACGCCAACAACGGCGAGATCGACGTCAAGCGCGGCGCCACCGTGAAGCGCGGCGACGTGATCGCCAAGTCGGGCCAGAGCGGCAACGTGTCCTCGCCGCAGCTCCACTTCGAGGTGCGCAAGGGTTCGACCCCGGTCGACCCGACGGGCATGCTGGCCGGGACTTGA
- a CDS encoding acyloxyacyl hydrolase, with protein MMLSRIGRAVAAAALVCGSAPAFASDLPAAPAPLPTFVAAPVEAPSPYGILSEARFGVLAHGVDEHEFGTVDVNGEVLFSKVYHLQGAWDYLIPRFHLGGNLNTSGRTSDVYGGVTWQFPIYGRFFGELGFGGDLNDGNTSLVFPKGNTDIRVGCVANFRESASLGYHLDDHWNLMAFAEHASNAGLCAHNEGITAIGGRVGYVF; from the coding sequence ATGATGTTGAGCCGAATCGGGCGGGCCGTCGCCGCGGCCGCCCTGGTCTGCGGGTCCGCACCGGCCTTCGCCTCCGACCTGCCCGCCGCTCCCGCGCCGCTGCCGACCTTCGTGGCGGCCCCGGTCGAGGCGCCGAGCCCCTACGGCATCCTGTCGGAGGCGCGGTTCGGCGTGCTGGCGCACGGCGTCGACGAGCACGAGTTCGGCACCGTCGACGTCAACGGCGAGGTCCTGTTCAGCAAGGTGTACCACCTGCAGGGCGCCTGGGACTACCTGATCCCGCGCTTCCACCTCGGCGGAAACCTGAACACCTCCGGCCGCACCAGCGACGTCTACGGCGGCGTGACCTGGCAGTTCCCGATCTACGGCCGCTTCTTCGGCGAGCTCGGCTTCGGCGGCGACCTCAACGACGGCAACACGAGCCTCGTCTTCCCGAAGGGCAACACGGACATCCGCGTCGGCTGCGTGGCGAACTTCCGCGAATCGGCCTCGCTCGGCTACCACCTCGACGACCATTGGAACCTGATGGCCTTCGCCGAGCACGCCTCCAACGCCGGGCTCTGCGCCCACAACGAGGGCATCACGGCGATCGGCGGCCGGGTCGGCTACGTCTTCTAG
- a CDS encoding ATP-binding protein, which produces MAPIPSDAATAALLERIALALERLAPAGPARPDFDAADAFVWSAAGSLAPVPRVSRVDVALLRGIDRVRDQLLDNTRRFARGLPANNALLWGARGMGKSSLVKAAQATVNAERPAGAPRLKLVEIHREDIDGLPALMGLLRDSRYPFVLFCDDLSFDSDDTTYKSLKAVLEGGIEGRPANVLFYATSNRRHLMPRDMMDNERATAINPGEAVEEKVSLSDRFGLWLGFHKCSQDEYLDMVQGYAEHFALGLDRAALAPEALEWSTTRASRSGRTAWQFIQDLAGRLDKPLPQT; this is translated from the coding sequence ATGGCCCCGATCCCGTCCGACGCCGCCACGGCGGCGCTCCTCGAACGCATCGCCCTCGCGCTGGAGCGCCTCGCCCCGGCGGGCCCGGCGCGGCCGGACTTCGACGCCGCCGACGCCTTCGTGTGGTCCGCAGCCGGCTCGCTGGCGCCGGTGCCGCGGGTCAGCCGCGTCGACGTCGCGCTGCTGCGCGGCATCGACCGCGTGCGCGACCAGCTTCTCGACAACACCCGCCGCTTCGCCCGCGGCCTGCCGGCCAACAACGCGCTCCTGTGGGGCGCGCGCGGCATGGGCAAGTCGTCGCTCGTCAAGGCCGCGCAGGCGACCGTCAACGCCGAGCGGCCGGCGGGCGCGCCGCGGCTCAAGCTCGTCGAGATCCATCGCGAGGACATCGACGGGCTGCCGGCCCTGATGGGCCTGCTGCGGGACAGCCGCTACCCCTTCGTGCTGTTCTGCGACGACCTGTCGTTCGACTCGGACGACACGACCTACAAGTCCCTGAAGGCGGTGTTGGAGGGCGGCATCGAGGGCCGGCCCGCCAACGTGCTGTTCTACGCCACCTCCAACCGACGGCACCTGATGCCGCGTGACATGATGGACAACGAGCGCGCCACCGCCATCAACCCCGGCGAGGCCGTCGAGGAAAAGGTGTCGCTGTCCGACCGCTTCGGCCTGTGGCTCGGCTTCCACAAATGCTCGCAGGACGAGTATCTCGACATGGTGCAGGGCTACGCGGAGCATTTCGCGCTCGGCCTCGACCGCGCTGCCCTCGCGCCCGAAGCGCTGGAATGGTCGACCACGCGAGCGTCGCGTTCAGGACGCACTGCCTGGCAATTCATCCAGGACCTGGCCGGCCGCCTGGACAAGCCCCTACCCCAAACCTAA
- a CDS encoding GCG_CRPN prefix-to-repeats domain-containing protein yields MRLKALFIAAAAAGLIAAGGAEAMPVAGLSSVEGAAPLVQVRGGCGFGEHRGLFGGCRLNRGWRGRLRYFRTGAPRGCPPGRTRIRGICRFVR; encoded by the coding sequence ATGAGGCTGAAAGCTTTGTTCATCGCCGCCGCGGCCGCGGGCCTGATCGCCGCGGGCGGCGCGGAAGCCATGCCGGTCGCCGGCCTGTCGTCGGTCGAGGGTGCCGCGCCGCTCGTGCAGGTGCGCGGCGGCTGCGGCTTCGGCGAACACCGGGGCCTCTTCGGCGGTTGCCGCCTGAACCGGGGCTGGCGCGGCCGCCTCCGCTATTTCCGGACCGGCGCGCCGCGCGGCTGCCCGCCCGGCCGCACCCGCATCCGGGGCATCTGCCGCTTCGTGCGCTGA
- the yajC gene encoding preprotein translocase subunit YajC, whose amino-acid sequence MFITPAYAQAAGAFGGGSDVFLQVAPFAAILVIMYFLLLRPQQKKQKLHSEMIAAVRRGDTVVTAGGLIGKVTKSTDATEVEVEIAANVRVRIARAMITEVRAKGEPVKDAPAAAKV is encoded by the coding sequence GTGTTCATCACCCCTGCCTATGCCCAGGCCGCCGGCGCCTTCGGCGGCGGCTCCGACGTGTTCCTCCAGGTCGCGCCCTTCGCGGCCATCCTGGTCATCATGTATTTCCTGCTGCTGCGCCCGCAGCAGAAGAAGCAGAAGCTCCACAGCGAGATGATCGCCGCCGTGCGCCGCGGCGACACGGTGGTGACCGCCGGCGGCCTCATCGGCAAGGTGACTAAGTCGACGGACGCCACCGAGGTGGAGGTCGAGATCGCCGCCAACGTCCGCGTCCGGATCGCCCGCGCCATGATCACGGAGGTCCGCGCCAAAGGCGAGCCCGTGAAGGACGCGCCGGCCGCGGCCAAGGTTTGA
- the secD gene encoding protein translocase subunit SecD: protein MMRFATWKVVTILLGTLVAALIVLPSLLSPGARAELDRYLPGPAKTIVLGLDLQGGAHLLLEVDTASLTKTSVDNLRDDARRLLRDNNVKLAGGIGVQSRGIQFRVPDAAERAKIVGALDNASRSLGASLTGAVQDYTVTDSGDGLVQVQLTDAGIANKVHRAVDQSIEVLRRRIDESGTKEPTIQRQGNDRIVVEVPGLQDTQHLKDLLGTTAKLEFRLDAEPGDSPADVENLPFYKNSEPGTLPIQKRVIVDGADLTNAQPSFDQQGRPEVSFQFNMRGGQAFGQATAANVGKPFAVVLDNQIVTNPVIQTPILGGSGVITGRYTIQQANDLAVLLRAGALPAKLTVVEERTVGPGLGQDSIDAGERAALVAGVLVVGYMLLTYGVFGVFADIALAVHIMLIFAAMVLLGATLTLPGIAGIVLTIGMAVDANVLIYERIREENHAGRSVIASLDSGFKRAFATIVDSNVTLFVAALILYLFGSGPVRGFAVSLGLGILTSIVTAVTMTRMMIALWYRAKRPQRLPI from the coding sequence ATGATGCGTTTCGCGACCTGGAAAGTCGTCACGATCCTCCTCGGCACGCTGGTCGCGGCCCTCATCGTGCTGCCGAGCCTCTTGTCGCCCGGGGCGCGGGCGGAGCTCGACCGCTACCTGCCGGGCCCGGCCAAGACCATCGTGCTCGGCCTCGACCTTCAGGGCGGCGCCCACCTTCTGCTCGAGGTCGACACGGCGTCGCTGACCAAGACGTCGGTCGACAACCTCCGCGACGACGCGCGCCGCCTCCTGCGCGACAACAACGTCAAGCTGGCGGGCGGCATCGGCGTGCAGAGCCGCGGCATCCAGTTCCGCGTGCCGGACGCGGCCGAGCGCGCCAAGATCGTCGGCGCGCTCGACAACGCGTCGCGCTCGCTCGGCGCTTCGCTCACCGGCGCCGTGCAGGACTACACCGTCACGGACAGCGGCGACGGCCTCGTCCAGGTGCAGCTCACCGACGCCGGCATCGCCAACAAGGTGCACCGCGCGGTCGACCAGTCGATCGAGGTGCTGCGCCGCCGCATCGACGAGTCGGGCACCAAGGAGCCGACGATCCAGCGCCAGGGCAACGACCGCATCGTGGTCGAGGTGCCGGGGCTGCAGGACACGCAGCACCTGAAGGACCTGCTCGGCACGACCGCCAAGCTGGAGTTCCGCCTCGACGCCGAGCCCGGCGACAGCCCCGCCGACGTCGAGAACCTGCCCTTCTACAAGAACAGCGAGCCCGGCACCCTGCCGATCCAGAAGCGCGTGATCGTGGACGGCGCCGACCTCACCAACGCCCAGCCCTCCTTCGACCAGCAGGGCCGGCCCGAGGTGAGCTTCCAGTTCAACATGCGCGGCGGCCAAGCCTTCGGCCAGGCGACCGCCGCCAACGTCGGCAAGCCCTTCGCGGTGGTGCTGGACAACCAGATCGTCACCAACCCGGTGATCCAGACGCCCATCCTCGGCGGCTCGGGCGTCATCACGGGCCGCTACACGATCCAGCAGGCCAACGACCTCGCCGTGCTGCTGCGCGCCGGCGCGCTGCCGGCCAAGCTCACCGTGGTGGAGGAGCGCACGGTCGGCCCCGGCCTCGGCCAGGACTCGATCGACGCCGGCGAGCGCGCCGCGCTGGTGGCCGGCGTGTTGGTGGTCGGCTACATGCTGCTGACCTACGGCGTATTCGGCGTCTTCGCCGACATCGCGCTTGCGGTGCACATCATGCTGATCTTCGCCGCCATGGTGCTGCTCGGCGCCACGCTGACGCTCCCCGGCATCGCCGGCATCGTGCTCACCATCGGCATGGCGGTGGACGCCAACGTGCTGATCTACGAGCGCATTCGCGAGGAGAACCACGCCGGCCGCTCGGTGATCGCCTCGCTGGATTCCGGCTTCAAGCGCGCCTTCGCGACCATCGTCGACTCCAACGTCACCCTGTTCGTCGCGGCGCTGATCCTCTACCTCTTCGGCTCCGGCCCGGTGCGCGGCTTCGCCGTGTCGCTCGGCCTCGGCATCCTGACCTCCATCGTCACCGCCGTGACCATGACCCGCATGATGATCGCCCTGTGGTACCGGGCCAAGCGCCCGCAGCGCCTGCCGATCTGA
- the secF gene encoding protein translocase subunit SecF — MPLLRLAPENTKFGFMRFRRFSYPFSAVLSIVSVVMFVLVGMNFGIDFAGGTLMEVRAKQGDADLSQLRSLGERTGLGNIEVQGFGNHTDATLRFGVQPGGDAAQEAAVKKVQSALDDKYEFRRVEVVGPRVSGELVQSGTIGVVVSIFAVLVYLWFRFEWQFAVGAVIATMHDLLLTVGFFSVTHLEFNTTSIAAILTIVGYSLNEAVIVLDRIREVMRKYKRLSTAEMIDMSINAVLPRTIMTATTVFLALLALVLFGGEVIKSFSLAMMWGIFVGTYSSIFICSPILIYLGVRNEVRNESKPGTPGAPGKPKPSKVAAE; from the coding sequence ATGCCGCTCCTCCGCCTCGCGCCCGAGAACACCAAATTCGGGTTCATGCGCTTCCGGCGCTTCTCCTACCCGTTCTCGGCCGTCCTCTCGATCGTGTCCGTGGTGATGTTCGTGCTCGTCGGCATGAACTTCGGCATCGACTTCGCCGGCGGCACGCTGATGGAGGTGCGCGCCAAGCAGGGCGACGCCGACCTGTCGCAGCTCCGCTCGCTCGGCGAGCGCACGGGCCTCGGCAACATTGAGGTGCAGGGCTTCGGCAACCACACGGACGCGACCCTGCGCTTCGGCGTGCAGCCGGGCGGCGACGCCGCCCAGGAGGCCGCCGTCAAGAAGGTGCAGAGCGCCCTCGACGACAAGTACGAGTTCCGCCGCGTCGAGGTGGTCGGCCCGCGCGTGTCGGGCGAGCTCGTGCAGTCTGGCACCATCGGCGTCGTCGTGTCGATCTTCGCCGTGCTGGTCTACCTGTGGTTCCGCTTCGAGTGGCAGTTCGCGGTCGGCGCCGTGATCGCCACCATGCACGACCTGCTGCTGACGGTGGGCTTCTTCTCCGTCACCCACCTCGAGTTCAACACGACCTCGATCGCCGCGATCCTGACCATCGTGGGCTATTCGCTGAACGAGGCCGTGATCGTGCTCGACCGCATCCGCGAGGTGATGCGCAAGTACAAGCGCCTGTCGACCGCCGAGATGATCGACATGTCGATCAACGCCGTGCTGCCGCGCACCATCATGACCGCGACCACCGTGTTCCTGGCCCTGCTGGCGCTGGTGCTGTTCGGCGGCGAGGTGATCAAGAGCTTCTCGCTCGCGATGATGTGGGGCATCTTCGTCGGCACCTACTCGTCGATCTTCATCTGCTCGCCGATCCTGATCTACCTCGGCGTGCGCAACGAGGTTCGGAACGAGAGCAAGCCCGGCACGCCGGGCGCCCCCGGCAAGCCGAAGCCCTCCAAGGTCGCGGCCGAATGA
- a CDS encoding Mth938-like domain-containing protein has product MSDPGDFGPGFLAGQHTVDGYGAGGFSFAHVSHRGSILMLPEGVHRWSATQPSEITEESLAELFRAPRGSVEHLLLGTGTDLIPPRAPLRAALKAAGIVVDPMATGAAARTYNILLGERRRVACALIAVA; this is encoded by the coding sequence ATGAGCGATCCCGGCGACTTCGGTCCCGGCTTCCTCGCCGGCCAGCACACGGTCGACGGTTACGGCGCGGGCGGCTTCTCCTTCGCCCACGTGTCGCACCGCGGCTCGATCCTGATGCTGCCGGAGGGCGTGCACCGCTGGTCGGCGACGCAGCCCTCCGAGATCACCGAGGAGTCGCTGGCCGAGCTGTTCCGCGCGCCGCGGGGCTCGGTCGAGCACCTGCTGCTCGGCACCGGCACGGACCTGATCCCGCCGCGCGCGCCGCTGCGCGCCGCGCTGAAGGCGGCCGGCATCGTGGTCGATCCCATGGCGACGGGCGCCGCCGCGCGCACCTACAACATCCTGCTCGGCGAGCGCCGCCGCGTCGCCTGCGCGCTGATCGCGGTCGCGTGA
- a CDS encoding squalene/phytoene synthase family protein has translation MTDPAAAYAHCEALLRSDDPDAWLAALLAPAAARPHLLALAAFTLEVRRVRHRVKQAIAGEIRLQWWQDVVDGGRAAEAAAHPVAAALIDTVERAALPRAPFGDMLDAYRMDLYDEPPADLASLERRLAATHGIPIHLAVRALGGGAAADPAADDAGVAVGLADLLDELRGPHRPSLPVALLARHGAGAEEVAAGRSTAEVRAAAADLRAAARARLAALRARRRTLGEGAPALLRAALVEPRLRAGERTTDPFTPGPDIPQWRRQWRLWRASRGAF, from the coding sequence ATGACCGACCCCGCCGCCGCCTACGCGCATTGCGAGGCGCTGCTCCGCTCGGACGATCCCGACGCCTGGCTGGCGGCCCTGCTCGCGCCCGCTGCCGCCCGGCCGCACCTCCTCGCGCTCGCCGCCTTCACGCTGGAGGTGCGCCGCGTCCGGCACCGGGTGAAGCAGGCTATCGCGGGCGAGATCCGCCTGCAATGGTGGCAGGACGTCGTCGACGGCGGACGGGCCGCCGAGGCCGCGGCCCACCCCGTCGCGGCCGCGCTGATCGACACGGTGGAGCGTGCCGCGCTGCCCCGCGCGCCCTTCGGCGACATGCTCGATGCCTATCGCATGGACCTCTACGACGAGCCGCCGGCCGACCTCGCCTCACTGGAGCGCCGGCTCGCCGCGACCCACGGCATCCCGATCCACCTCGCCGTTCGCGCTCTCGGCGGCGGCGCGGCCGCCGACCCGGCCGCCGACGACGCCGGGGTCGCGGTCGGCCTCGCCGACCTGCTGGACGAGCTGCGCGGCCCGCATCGGCCGTCGCTGCCGGTGGCGCTGCTCGCACGGCACGGGGCGGGCGCCGAGGAGGTCGCCGCGGGGCGGTCCACGGCGGAGGTGCGCGCCGCCGCGGCGGACCTGCGCGCCGCGGCCAGGGCCCGGCTCGCCGCGCTGAGGGCGAGGCGGCGGACGCTCGGCGAGGGCGCGCCGGCCCTGCTCCGCGCGGCGCTGGTCGAGCCGCGGTTGCGGGCGGGGGAGCGGACCACCGACCCGTTCACGCCCGGGCCGGACATCCCGCAGTGGCGGCGCCAGTGGCGCCTGTGGCGCGCGTCGCGCGGCGCCTTCTAG